The sequence AGAGTTGTAATGCTAGCAAAACGAATTATTCCATGCCTAGACGTGAAAGAAGGCCGTGTGGTGAAAGGGACGCAATTTCTCTCCTTGCGCGATGCTGGCGATCCAGTCGAACTCGCTGCTTTTTACGACAAAGAAGGCGCAGACGAGCTTGTGTTTCTTGATATTTCTGCTTCCCATGAAGGGCGGGAAACAATGGTCGATGTGGTCCGCGAAGTCGCTGCGACGCTAGCAATTCCTTTTACCGTTGGCGGAGGCATTAACACACTCGCTGACATACGCCGCATTTTGCGCGCCGGCGCAGACAAAGTGTCCATTAACACAGCCGCCCTGCTTCGTCCAGCGTTTATTCGCGAAGGCGCCGATTATTTTGGCTCACAATGCATCGTTGTCGCCATTGATGCGAAATTTGATAAGGCGCTTGGCACGTGGCGCGTGTACACACATGGTGGCCGCAAACAGACTGACTGGTTAGCGACCGATTGGGCCAAGGAGGCTGTCCGCTTAGGGGCCGGCGAACTGCTCGTAACTAGCATGGATCAAGATGGAGCGAAGACAGGGTTTGATTTGTCGTTGTTAAAAGCGATCAATGAAGTAGTGACAGTGCCCGTGATTGCCTCTGGTGGAGCAGGAGCGGCAAGCGACTTTGTTGATGTGTTCAAACACAATTACGCAGATGCAGCCCTTGCGGCATCGATTTTCCATTACAAAGAAACGTCAATTCAAGAAGTAAAAGCCCGTTTACGGGAAGAAGGTGAGTGCATCCGATGAAACCAATCCGCTTTGATAAAGACGGGCTCGTCCCAGCAATCGTCCAAGATGCAAATAGCAAAGCGGTGCTAACGCTTGCTTATATGAATGAAGAATCGCTGCAAAAGACAATGGAGACGAAAGAAACATGGTTTTACAGCCGGTCACGCCAACAGCTTTGGCATAAAGGAGAAACATCAGGCAATACACAACATGTTGTTGACGTCCGCTATGACTGCGACCAAGACGCTGTACTTGTACTTGTGGAACCGAAGGGGCCCGCTTGCCATACAGGGGCATACAGTTGTTTTTCACAGTCGCTAACTGGCGGTACTAGCAAGGTGGCAGGCAATCGTTTTCAAATTTTAAACGACCTTGAAGAAACGATTGCAAAGCGGGAGGCGGAAATGCCAGAAGGGGCGTATACAACATACTTGTTTACAGAAGGCGTCGATAAAATATTGAAAAAAGTCGGCGAAGAGGCAGGAGAAGTAATCATTGCCGCAAAAAACCGCGACCCCGAAGAGCTACGTTGGGAAGTAGCCGACTTGTTTTACCACGTCCTTGTTCTCTTACAGGAACAAAAGCTTCCTTTGGATAAAGTACTGGAAACGTTGGAAGCGCGCCATCAATCATAAGAGCATGTGAAAAACAGCAACCTAAGAACCAGGTTGCTGTTTTTTAGAGGAAACTTTAACATTCATTAGAGGGAAAGCAAAAAGGGGGAAGACAAATGTCTGACATAGCGTTCATTCGAAAAATAGAAGCGTTATCAATGAATGCACAGCCTGCCCTTAAGACAGTGAAGAAAGGCGGATGGATTTTGCGCTTCGCCAATGGTTATACAAAAAGAGCAAACTCGATTCATCCACTCTATCCTTTTTATGGGGAGCTTGAAAAGAACATCGAGGCCTGTGAACAAATGTACCGCAGGAAAAATCTTCCTGTAGTTTATAAGCTGACCGCGGCTGCTTGTCCACGCGATTTGGATAGTTCGCTAGATGCAAAGGGGTATGATTATATAGGGGAGACGAGTGTTCAAGTTTTGTCTTTAGCAAAAATCGGTGAAAAGCCAGAAGCTTATGTCGAAAGTTGCCACCGACTAGACCGAAAATGGTTTGATCATTATTGTCGTTGGAATCATGTTTGCGAAGCAGACCAGCAGACATTAAAACAAATGTTTAACAACATTGCCGCCGAGACGTGCTACATGCTTATAACGGACAAAGACGGGATCCCTTGTGCTTGCGGGTTAGGGGTCATTGAAGATAGGTACATTGGGTTATTTGATATTGTGACAAAGAAGAAGGAACGAAAACAAGGATATGGAACGCAGCTAATCCAACGTTTGCTTCATTGGGGAAAAGAAAATGAAGCAGCCTTTGCTTACTTGCAAGTGGTCCGTGAAAATAAGCCAGCCCTCGCACTCTATACGAAGCTTGGCTTTGAAGAAATGTATGCATACTGGTACCGAGTCAAAAGCTGAGAATAGCGATGTTTAAATAGATTAAACTGGGCTTGTTGGCTTTATTCAGTAAAAGATGGCTAGCGTCCACTCTAAATCAATGAAAATCCTTAAGTTTCGATTTTTTGTAGGCAAGTGGTGTCATGTTCATCACTTTTCGGAATCGAGCGATAAAATAGCTTGTGCTGTTAAAACCTACTTGATAAGCTACGTCCGTTACAGTTGCGTTTGGCTGCTGCAAGAGAGGCAAGCTTTTTTGGATACGGTAATCAGTAACGTATTGAAGGGGGGACGTTTTTAGCATTCGTTTAAAATAGCGGCAACATTCAGAGCGGCTTAGCTGCCCTGCCTTTGCTATATCATCTAAGGAAATGTTCTCTCCAAAGTGGCTATGAATCCATTGAAGCATTCCCTTTACTCGTCGATTTTGCATCATCTTGTTCTGGTCGTATTCTAATCGCAGTCCATTTGAGATTAGAAGTTTCCATATCGCCACCATCTTGGTAGTGACATCAATTTCATAATAAGGGGGCTGCTCTTCAATCGATCGATGGATGCTTAACGTACAGTCAATAATATTTTTCCCCCACCCTTCATCGGCACAAATATCCAAGTAGGGAAGGTTCGTCGCTTGAATGTATGGGCTAACATAAGTTGCAAAAAGCTCTTGCGGCAAAATGAAAGATGGATCGACATTAAGACAAATATAGCGACTATTTAAATGAGGCAGACTTTCAGCCATGTGAAGGCTGCCGCTATTGATGAACACCCCATTCTTCTCATGAACAATAACCGTCTCATTATTGACATGAAAACGTACTTTTCCATTTGTTACAACGACAAATTGTAGCTCATCATGCCAATGAAGAGGAATATAGCCGTTGCTGTTTTCTTTAATGGATGTATGATAGCAGGCAATCGGCAAATCAACAGTTCGATGGGCTGTTTGTTCTTTTAAATGATCATCAATTTCAAAATGGATTGTCCCCACGTTCCACCTCAATATCCTTATACTTTTTCGTTCAATTCGCGTATCTTTAACGGCATTTTTCTTTTATTATAACACCATTATGATTGTAAAGGTGGAGAGAAAGATGAGACGGTATGTAGGCCTCATGCTCGTTTTAGTAGGAGCAGTATGTTGGGGGATGGGCGGAACCGTCGCCCAAAAATTGTTCCAGCAAGACGCTGTTAATATAAATTGGCTTGTGTCCATAAGGCTCTTAATTGCAGGAGCAATGTTATTAATTATACAACTCTTGTTAAAGAATCGGACGCAAATTTTAGGCGTTTGGAAAACAAAGCAATCAGCTGCACGGCTTCTTACTTTTGGAATTTTTGGCATGCTTGCCGTCCAATATACGTACATGGCATCGATTAAAAATGGCAATTCGGCAGTTG is a genomic window of Shouchella clausii containing:
- a CDS encoding AraC family transcriptional regulator codes for the protein MGTIHFEIDDHLKEQTAHRTVDLPIACYHTSIKENSNGYIPLHWHDELQFVVVTNGKVRFHVNNETVIVHEKNGVFINSGSLHMAESLPHLNSRYICLNVDPSFILPQELFATYVSPYIQATNLPYLDICADEGWGKNIIDCTLSIHRSIEEQPPYYEIDVTTKMVAIWKLLISNGLRLEYDQNKMMQNRRVKGMLQWIHSHFGENISLDDIAKAGQLSRSECCRYFKRMLKTSPLQYVTDYRIQKSLPLLQQPNATVTDVAYQVGFNSTSYFIARFRKVMNMTPLAYKKSKLKDFH
- the hisIE gene encoding bifunctional phosphoribosyl-AMP cyclohydrolase/phosphoribosyl-ATP diphosphatase HisIE, with protein sequence MKPIRFDKDGLVPAIVQDANSKAVLTLAYMNEESLQKTMETKETWFYSRSRQQLWHKGETSGNTQHVVDVRYDCDQDAVLVLVEPKGPACHTGAYSCFSQSLTGGTSKVAGNRFQILNDLEETIAKREAEMPEGAYTTYLFTEGVDKILKKVGEEAGEVIIAAKNRDPEELRWEVADLFYHVLVLLQEQKLPLDKVLETLEARHQS
- a CDS encoding GNAT family N-acetyltransferase — protein: MSDIAFIRKIEALSMNAQPALKTVKKGGWILRFANGYTKRANSIHPLYPFYGELEKNIEACEQMYRRKNLPVVYKLTAAACPRDLDSSLDAKGYDYIGETSVQVLSLAKIGEKPEAYVESCHRLDRKWFDHYCRWNHVCEADQQTLKQMFNNIAAETCYMLITDKDGIPCACGLGVIEDRYIGLFDIVTKKKERKQGYGTQLIQRLLHWGKENEAAFAYLQVVRENKPALALYTKLGFEEMYAYWYRVKS
- the hisF gene encoding imidazole glycerol phosphate synthase subunit HisF, which produces MLAKRIIPCLDVKEGRVVKGTQFLSLRDAGDPVELAAFYDKEGADELVFLDISASHEGRETMVDVVREVAATLAIPFTVGGGINTLADIRRILRAGADKVSINTAALLRPAFIREGADYFGSQCIVVAIDAKFDKALGTWRVYTHGGRKQTDWLATDWAKEAVRLGAGELLVTSMDQDGAKTGFDLSLLKAINEVVTVPVIASGGAGAASDFVDVFKHNYADAALAASIFHYKETSIQEVKARLREEGECIR